Within the Serratia sp. UGAL515B_01 genome, the region CTTAACTTTAGCTGACATAGAGTAAACTCCTATATATTTAATTGAAGAGCAAGCTTGGTTTAAAAAATGTAAAAAATTCTCAATTTATTTTCATTACAATTATATTTTGACAGTGGTTTGGTTGAGTTCTATCTTGCTGAATAATGCACTTACGTCCTTTAAATATATTAAATGCGATATAAGAAAGTGCGGTTTCTTTGTTGTTGGCAGAGGATGCTTTAGTTTCTATCGAACTTCTCACCTACTGCATGTACGCTGTTTTCCCATGTCCAAATTACCCGCACTAGAAACATCTAATAGGATAGGTCTTTAGGCAGCGTCCCTTAACTGCGCGCAAATGGCACTAGCCCAAAGGGTTTAATCACACCACGGACAGTTAAGGGACACAGCCTAGTGCTTTACCAGTCTAATATCAAAATCAAAGCGTTGGAAATAAGCCGCAAGTTGGTCTAATTCTTGAGCACTGTAGCCAAGATTACCTGTGACTGGATAGATCATCTCGAGCTTGTCATATTTATTTTTTCCCAATTCGTGATAGGGCAAAATATCGATGCGGATAATATTTCCACGTTGCGCCAACTGAGTCACATAATTAATCACACCGTCGATGGCATCGTGAGAGTCGTTACATCCACGCACCAGCGGTATGCGTACTACAATATTGGCACCAAGTTCGACTAAACGTTCTAGATTCCTCTTGACTCTCTCATTACCCATGCCGAATAACTCTTTATGCCTAACACTGTTGATGTGTTTAAGATCGAAAAGGAACATATCGGTACATTTAGCCAATTTTTCATAATTCGCTAAAGAAGTGGTGCCATTCGTTTCAATGGCGGTATTAATCATCATTTTTTTGCATTCGGTCAGCAATGCGGCAGCAAAATCCGTTTGCATACTTAATTCGCCTCCTCCAAGAGTGACCCCACCCCCAGAAGCATAATAGAAGTCAACATCCTGCAGGATAATATCCATTAATTCCTGCACGGTAACGTCTTTCCCCATAATATCCAGCGCTTCAGAGGGGCAAGTTTCCTCACATTTTCGACAGCCCGTACACGCTATGTTGCGGTCAACGCGATGCTGAGGGTGACCTTCCGTATCTCTGATTAATGAATGAATACCCACTGGGCAAACATCGACACATTCTCCACAGCTGACACATTTATCTCGTGAAAACATGACTTGAAAATTGCTGCTTATCCCTTCGGGGTTTGCGCACCATGCACAGCGGATATTACAACCTTTGAAAAAAATCAGAGTGCGAATACCGTCTCCGTCATAGATAGAGTATTTCTGGATATTAAATATTCGCCCTTTTTTCTCCAGCAAATTATCCATTTATTTCATCCTCTTTGTTTCACCCACTCAGGACAGATTTGGGGAAAACTTCCCTGTTTTACCCCGGTCAGGATCAGAACTTCTCAATTATCGTCCGGCTGATAATTTCATCCTGAACTTCTTTACACAGTTCGACAAAGTAAGCACTGTATCCGGCGACGCGAACGATCAGGTCGCGGTATTTTTCCGGTTCGAGCTGTGCTTTTTTCAGTACTTCGTTATCTACATAGCTAAACTGCATCTGGCCATTACCCAGAATAGAAGCCGTGCGCAGCAGCGTGATCAGTCCATTTTTGCCTTCAGGGGTATCAAGCAATCCTTTAAGGAACTTGAAGTTGTGCACCATGCCAATGTTCATGGTTTCCATATTCATTTTACTGACTGACTTGATAACGGCGGTTGGCCCTTGTTTATCTGCGCCTTGGGTTGGGCTAATGCCGTCGGAGAGCGGCATCCACGCCAGACGGCCATTCGGCGTGGCTGCGGTCAGTGCACCGATCGGCGTGTTGTTGGAGATCGACAGCGTGCCGTGACTCATGGTGGAGTAGAGCATCTTGTACTTACGGCATTCACGCTCGGTCCACTCGGTGATATCAAGTGCGAACTGATCCACGCTATCATCATCGTTGCCATACTTCGGCGCGTTCAAACAGTCGCGGCGAAGCTGTTCAAACCCTGCGAAATTGGCCAGCAGCGCATCGCGGATCTGCTCAAGGCTGTATTTGCCATCCTGATAAACCAGTTTGCGGATTGCTGCCATAGAATCGACATAGGTCGCTAGACCCGAAAAGATCAACCCTGGGCCGTGGTTAATAATTGCCCCGCCAGCGGAGACATCTTTACCTTGTTCCATGCAGCCTTCTACCATCAGCGACATCAACGGTTTCGGTGCCACCTCGCGGTGTACGCGCTGGCTAATCACGGTACCAATAGCAGATAGCTTGACGATATGTGCAATCTGCTTTTTCACTGCCTGTTCAAAATCCTCGAAGGTTTCCAGCGTATGTAATTCACCGGTATCCAGGCCTTGGTAGCTATCATATAGCACCATACGGCCACGGTTGAGGACGAATTCGATGGCGATGGGCCACTGGGTATACCCTGTAGAGGTCCACTGATAGATGCGGCCAGATTTTTGCGGCTCCACACAGCCCATTAGGCAGTAGTCACGGGCATCATTAAAATCAAAGCCTTTGCGCAACATCATCTTGATATGTGCATCATCAAAGTGGCAGGCCGGGAATCCCATTCCGGCTTTCACCACATCCACGATTTTCTCCATGTATTTCTGTGGGGATTGGTTATGGATACGGCATGCCAGCGAGGGTTGATATACTTTGACAAAACGCACCGCGTCCATAATCAGGTAGGTGAGTTCATTACAGGCATCGCCACCGCTGCGTTTTTGCCCGCCGACAGTCAGGTTGATGAAAGGCTGATAGCCAGCAAAGTACTTGGCACCC harbors:
- the cutD gene encoding choline TMA-lyase-activating enzyme, with protein sequence MDNLLEKKGRIFNIQKYSIYDGDGIRTLIFFKGCNIRCAWCANPEGISSNFQVMFSRDKCVSCGECVDVCPVGIHSLIRDTEGHPQHRVDRNIACTGCRKCEETCPSEALDIMGKDVTVQELMDIILQDVDFYYASGGGVTLGGGELSMQTDFAAALLTECKKMMINTAIETNGTTSLANYEKLAKCTDMFLFDLKHINSVRHKELFGMGNERVKRNLERLVELGANIVVRIPLVRGCNDSHDAIDGVINYVTQLAQRGNIIRIDILPYHELGKNKYDKLEMIYPVTGNLGYSAQELDQLAAYFQRFDFDIRLVKH